The genomic interval GGCCTCGAAAAACGGGAATACCCGCTCTACACCCGCATGACCGCCGGTATCCGGGAAACTCTGGATCTGCGCATTCCAGACGATGTCGGCACCCTGAACATTCCCGACTACCAGACAATTGATAACAAGGAACTGACCTGGAAGATGAATGTTTCCCAGCAACCGGGAATGCTGTCGGCCGCCAACACCTTTCTCATGAATGCGGTTGAGTTCACCCCCGAGCAGTATCTGGTGCTGAAGGACAACCTGAAAGCGATCGAATACAATCTGCGCAAAAAACTGATTCTCGATGTACCGCCCCCCGGAAAAACAACCGAGCCCGATGTACGTATTCTTTCCCGCGACATCAACATTGATCTCGAATCGCCCGGTGTCTGGAAAGAGACCCAGCGTTCCCGTATTGAAGTTCTCACCTACGCCGGAAAAAAAGCGAATTCCGAAATCAAACTCGCTTATAATCCCGCCTGGCAGCACATCGAACTGACCGAGGCAAAAGTGACACTCCCTGACGGAACCGTAAAACTGCTGAGTAAAGACGAACTCAATATTATGGATGCCGGATGGGTATCATCAGCCCCGCGCTATCCCGCCGAAAAACTGCTGGTCGCCAATCTGCCCGGCGTGGAAATCGGTAGCATACTCGAATATGAATTTGTATCAACGGTTGACGGGAAACCCTACTTTTCCACCATACAGTCGTTCAATGCCCACGAGCCGATCGACCGCAAAACAGTGACCGTCAATGCCCCGGCCGATCTCGACCTTAAGATCCGCAACACCGGCATCAATGAAACCCGCACCGAGAGCAATGGAACGGTGACCTATGTCTGGGATGCCGAGAATCAGCCTGCCGTTGAAAAAGAAGAGGCCCTGCCCCCGTGGCACACCTTCAATCCAGTGGTCGCCATGGCATCGAGCGACTGGAAAACCTATGGAAACCGGATCCGGGAGGCGCTGCTGCAGCATACACTCAACCAAACCGACAGCGTTGCGCTGGCAGAAAAACTCACCGCCGGCTTAAAAACCGAAACCGAAAAGGCCACGGTCCTCCGGAACTGGCTGGCTGAAAATGTACGGCAGGCCGGTCCCGCACTGACGCGCCTTCCGCTCTCCGCACTCAGTACAGCCGATACCACTCTGACCGACCGCTATGGCAATAACGCCGATCGCATGATCCTGCTGTTCACCCTGCTGAAAGCTTCGGGATTCGAACCTGAATTTGTCCTGTCGGGCAATATCTCCCTGATTCCCGAAGCGGCAGAACTCCAGCTCGCAATTCCGGCACGCAACGCCTTCAGCAAAGTACTGTTGAAAGTCGATATCGACGGAGAAACAACCTTCATGGGCGGTGAATCGCAGTATGCAGAACTGGGAACAACCGCCTACAACCGCCGGGCCTATCTGGACCTCCGGGAGGGACACATTGACACCATTAAAGTCGACAGCGAAAAAGCGGACCGCGGACATCATATTTATGACATCTCGATGACTGCAGACGGAACGGCTTCCATCAAGCAGACCGCCATTCAGCAGGGCACCGCCTTTGAAGGTTTCCACCGGGGCTATGCGGAAATCACCCCGGAAAAACGGCGCCGCCATTATCTCGAAATGATCAACGCGGTATCCCAGTCAGCAAAGGCCGCCACCGAACTGATTACCGATTACACAACCTATCCCGGTAAACTGGAATATGCCGTGACGGCCGAACGCTATGCGGTGACGGATGGAGAATATCTCTATTTTTCGGTGCCGGGCGGACTGGGCGGCCTCCTCTCCTACCGTTCCAACGAACGCACCCTGCCGCTGGCCTGGGGTAATTATGTCGACAGCATCATTGAGTACAGCATTACCCTTCCGGAAGGATATGAACCGGCCATTCTGCCACGCACCTTTTCCTGGCAGGCCCCGCAGGGTGCCGGACTCGTTGAAATTGCCGTGGAATATTCAGAAAAGAATCATACGATCCGCATGGTGCAGATGGCCGACCTCAAACCGGCCCTCATTCCGGGCAAGGATTTCCCTGACATCATCCAGGCAATGAAAAAGCTGGCACATCCGGATATGCGTACTATTCTTCTGAAAAAGACTAAGGAGTAGGATGATGAAACTGCACTGGCTTCAGCACGTTCCGTTCGAAGGTCTGGGCTATATCGAAGACTGGGCAGAAGATCAGGAGTTTTCGATTACCTGCACCCGTCTTTATGACGATGACGACGAGTTTCCCGATGTGGATGATTTCGACTGGCTGATCGTTATGGGCGGCCCTATGGGCATTTTCGATTATAATGATTATCCCTGGCTTACCGACGAAAAGGAATTTATCGAGACCGCACTTGATGAGGAAAAAACCGTGATCGGAATCTGCCTCGGAGCCCAGTTAATGGCCGATGTGCTCGGCGCCGACGTATACCCGGGGCCCCGGAAGGAAATCGGTTGGTTTCCCATCACCCGCTCCCCCGAAGCCCCCGACCTGATTCCGGAAAAAATGACCGTATTCCACTGGCATGGCGACACCTTCAGCCTTCCCGATGGCGCGATCAGACTCGCCACCAGCGAACCCGGAATTAATCAGGGCTTTATATACAACGACCACGCCGTCGCCCTCCAGTTTCACATGGAAATCACCGAAGACAGCATCGAAGCTCTCATTCAGGAATGCGGAGACGAACTCACAGACGCCCCCTATATCCAAAGCCCGGAAGAAATGAAACGCGGCCTTTCAAATATTAAAAATGTTAATGCCGCAATGAAAAACCTGCTCGACACCCTGCTCTGAACCACGCCCTCTCTGCATACGCTCCGCTCAGTCCAGTCGGCATCGAATCAGCGAGTACACATCAGATACCGGCTCCCCCATTGCGGATAAGCCGTTCACACAGTTGACAGCTTCAGGCCGCCTTTGTTACCTTTCATGACAAATTAAGGATTTGCTATGAAATTTGGTATTATCGGTCTCGGCAACATCGGCCGGGTTCACGCAAAAAATATTCAGGACGGTTTAGTAGAGGACGCAGAACTGGTTGCAGTGGCGAACCTCCCGATCGAATCTACAGACGATTTCAGAAAACAGGGTATTGCCTGTTTCGGCGATGCATCGGAATTGATTGAATCCGCATTGTGCGAAGCTGTGATTGTTGCTCTTCCAACTCACCTGCACGCCCCCATCGGCATTCAGGCCCTGGAAGCAGGACTGCACCTGATCATGGAAAAACCGCTGGCCTGTCATAAGGCCGAGGGCGAGCGCATTCTCGCGGCCCTTCAGCGCGACGACCAGATTGCATCACTAATGATGAACCAGCGCACTCACCCCTGTTATGTCCGGATCAAACAATGGATCGATGAAGGTGCTCTGGGTGAACTGCAACGCGTTTCTTGGACTATGACCAACTGGTTCCGACCCGAAATCTACTATGCATCAAGTCCCTGGCGCGCAACCTGGAAAGGCGAAGGCGGCGGCGTTTTGATGAATCAATGCCCTCACAATATTGATGTGCTCCAGTGGCTCGTCGGTATGCCCGCAAAAGTCCGGGCACACTGTTCTTTCGGCAAATACCACAACATTGAAGTGGAAGACGAAGTGAATGCCTATTTTGAATTTGCAAACGGAGCAACCGGCCAGTTTTCCGCCAGTACCGGCGAATGTCCCGGTACCAACCGGCTCGAAATTGTCGGAGATCGCGGAACTATCATCACCGACGGCAATGAAGTCAAACTGATCCGCACCGAAGAGTCTGTTTCCGCGTTCAGCAAAACCACAGATGAAATGTTCGGTACCCCCGAAACCTCTGAGGAGATTTACCGGCCTGCGGAAACCGTCAACCAGCATGCCGCTATTTTAAACAACGTTGTAAAAGCCGCCAAAGGGGAAGCGGAACTGATAGCCCCCGCGGCCGAAGGGCTCAACTCGCTCGAGCTGGCGGGAGCCATGATTTATTCCACCTGGACTGAGGATGAAGTCAGCCTGCCGCTCGACGGCACAGCCTATGAAAAGATCATTAACGAAAAAATCGCCCGGTCCAAACCCCGTGAGGTCGTTCAAACCGAGGCCAAAGTGGATATGTCCAAATCCTATCGATAGAGAGTATATATGAGTAAACATCAGATTTCCAGCGGGGCGGATTATGCCCCGACCGCCGAAGCCGAAAAAGTGGTTGGACCGGGCGAGTTCATCTTCGCCTCAGCCTTCCTTGATCATGGCCATATTTACGGACAGACCAACGGTCTCCGCGACGCCGGAGCCACGTTGAAATGGGCCTATGATCCCGATCCGGCCCGGCTGGCCGATTTTATCGAAAAGAATCCGGAAGCCCGGGCTGCGGAATCCTATGAACAGATTCTGAATGACCCGGAAGTGAAACTGGTCTGCTCCGCAGCAGTTCCCTCCGAACGGGCCGGCATTGGTTTCAAGGCGCTGGAAGCCGGTAAGGATTACTTTACCGACAAATCACCTTTCACCACGCTTGAACAACTCGATCGCGCACGTGAACTGGTGAAAAAAACCCAGAAAAAATATATGGTCTACTATTCGGAACGGCTGCATAACGAAGGCGGTATGGCGGCCGGGAAACTGATCGATGAAGGTGCTGTTGGAACCGTACTGCAGGTCATCAACCTTGCACCGCACCGACTGAGCAAATCGATCCGTCCCGACTGGTTTTTCGAAAAAGAGAAATACGGAGGTATTCTGACCGACATCGGCTCCCATCAGTTTGAACAGTTTCTGCATTACACCAAAGCGAATGATGCCACCATTAATTTTGCACGCGTTGAGAACTTCAACAATCCCGACAAACCCGGACTGGACGATTTCGGCGAAGCCTCTCTAACTGCAGACAACGGCGCTTCATTCTATTGCCGTCTCGACTGGTTCACCCCCGACGGTTCTCCGGTCTGGGGCGACGGACGCACCTTTGTGGTCGGCACCGAAGGAACCATGGAGGTGCGGAAATACATGGACGTCGCGCGCGAAGCTCCGGCCAGCAGAATCTTTCTGGTGAACGGGAAAGAAGAACAGGAAATTGAATGTCTGGGCAATACCGGTTTCCCGTTCTTCGGCGATCTGATTCTGGACTGTATCAACCGTACGGAAAATGCAATGACGCAGGAGCACGCCTTCAAAGCGGCCGAGCTCTCTATGAAAGCCCAGGCGATAGCAGACGGGCTCATGTAGCACCCCGAAGTCTTAACCTGAAAAAGAAAAAAGAGACCTGATCCGATAACCGGAAGAGGTCTCTTTTCATTACAGCTTTATCTCCGTTTACAGTTTGTAGTACTGCTCCCAGCCCTTGCGCACCTCATCCTTCAGCAGGCTGTTGGCCTTTTTATTGTTGGTAATCTGCTTTGTTTTACGGTCGAAATGCAGTTCTCCGCCCAAACGCTGCGCCAGACAGCCCAGAGCCAAGACCTGAGACAGAGGCCCGGAAACCGAGAACGGTGAACGGGTCTTTTCCTCACCCTTACACGCCCGCAGGAAGTTGGTATAATGATCGGAATTTTTACCGAAGTTTTTCGGTATGCTTCCGGCCTTCAGCAGTTCGCGATACTTTTCGTAGGGCAGGATCTGGAGCGTTGATCCATGGCTGTCCCCCTGGAACACATAATCTTTTGAATAGATGAATTTACCCGGCTTATCCTTTTTCAGCTCACGGCCGGCAAACTCCTCCGGAACCGGGGGAAGATTTTCCTGCCCGTCGTACCAGTCGATATCCATAGCCGGCATGTCGCCGCGTGCCGGGAACGCAAAGTTAATGGTCGTAGCCAGCGGAAAGATCAGATCATTCGGCTGAATCCACGTTTTCGCGGTGATTTTTTCCGGCAGCCCAAGCTCAAGGAACTGATGAATTGTATCAAGGATATGTGCGCCCCAGTCGCCGAAACAGCCGGTGCCGTACTGATACCACCCACGCCAGTTTCCGGGATGAAACTTCGGGTCATAAACATTCGGGGTCGGAGTAACTCCCAGCCAGATATCCCAGTCGAGTCCGGCCGGTTTTTTCGCGCCGGTCGGATAGGCTTTCACATCGCCCCACGGATGCCAGCGCCGCCATTTATTCATATAGGCATCCACATGGGTGACATCCCTGATGATTTCCGCTTCCTTCCAGGCCTTGAACTGGAAATAGTTATCGCCGGAGTGCCCCTGATTGCCCATCTGCGTCGGAACGCCGTATTTCTTTTCGGCCGCCATAAGCAGTTCAATTTCCTGGAACGTACGGGCCAGCGGTTTTTCCGTGTAAACGGGCTTTCCGTTAGCCATGGAAACCATGGAAATCGGGAAATGCTGATGGTCCGGCGTAAGATTAATGACGGCATCAAACTGATTGGACATTTCATCAAACAGTTTCCGCCAATCCTGATAGACCTTGGCATTGGGATATTTGGCCTTCATCTCCTGCATGTTTTTGTTATCCACATGCACATCGCAAAGCGCAACAACATTCAGAATGCCTGAACGCTCGAAATTGCTGATGATACGCGGACCGCGGTTGCCCACGCCGATCCAGGCCACATCAACCTTTTCATTGGCCCCGAGCACCTTCCCGGGAATCATTGAAAATGAAGCGGCAGCCCCGCCGGCAAATAAGGCATTACGTCTGTTTAGATTCATATCCTGCTCCTATATAACAGCAACTCTCACACTGAAAGATGCCTGATTCCAATTACACTTTATAATACTGCTCCCAGCCTTCACGGACGTCATCCTTTAGAAGCGCATTGGCCGTTTTACTGTTGGTAATCTGCTGCGTTTCGCGGTCGAACTCAAACTCACCGCCCAGACGCTGGGCAATACAGCCTAGAGAAAACATCTGACAGAGCGGACCGGCCACCGAAAACGGCGAACGGGTCTGCTCCTCACCGCGCACCGCATTGACAAAGTTCTGATAGTGGTTGGAGTGCTTTCCGTAATCCTTTGTGACCGTGCCGTCGACCAGCATCTGCTTGAACTTCTCGTAAGGAATCACCTGCAACGGACGATGATGGCTGTTACCATGGAAAATCAGCTCTTTGGAATAGATGAATTTCCCCGGACCGCCGGGATTACGATCACCCATCTCTTTCGGTTTCGGGCACCAGTTTTTCTGCCCGTCATACCAGTCGATGTCCATGGCAGGGAGTCCTTCGCCACGTTCCGGGAACTGGAAATTAATGACCGACTTCATCGGGAAAATATAATCATTGCGTCCTTCAATCATTTTCGTACCGAACTTTTCAGGAAGTCCGAGTTCAAGGAACTGATGAATCGTATCCAGAATATGCGCGCCCCAGTCACCGAAACAACCGGTCCCGAACTGATGCCAGCCGCGCCAGTTGCCATAATGGAATTTATCGCTGAATTCCATCGGTCTGGGTGTGGTACCCTGCCAGACGTTCCAGTTCATGGTGGCAGGCACTTTTCCGCCGGTCGGATACCCCTTGACATCTCCCCACGGATGCCAGCGGCGCCAGTTGTTCATATAGGCATCCACATGCGTGACATCCTTAATGATCCCCGCTTCACGCCAGGCTTTAAACTGAAAATAGTTATCCCCCGAATGCCCCTGATTGCCCATCTGTGTCACCACGCCGTATTTTTTCTCGGCCTTCATCAGCAGGTCGCACTCCTGGAATGTACGCGCCAGCGGTTTTTCAACATAGACGGCAATACCCAGCGACATGGCATGCATGGCTATCGGGAAATGAGAGTGGTCCGGAACCCCGATGCAGACGGCATCAAGCTGATCGCCGATTTCATCGAACATTTTCCGGAAATCCCGGTATTTTTTCGCCTTGGGATATTTCGCAGCATTATGCGCCGGCGTGATGGTCGGCTTGCCCCAGCCCAGCTGTCCTTTGCTGTCATCTTTCACCGGCGAAGAACTGTCGATATCCACATCGCATATCGCAATCAGGTTGACCTTCGGATTTCCGGCAAACGCTCCGGTAATTCCGCCCCCCTGCTGTCCCAGACCGATGGCCGCGAAGTTCACTTTTTCATTTGCACCGAGTACCCGTCCCGGAATCATGGCCCAGCCGGCGGCAGCCGCACCGGCACCTAAAGTGGTTCTGCGTGAAATATTCATCATCTTTCTCCTAGATTTTATAGTATTGTTCCCAGCCTTTGCGGACCTCATCCTGCAGCAGACTGTTGGCGAATTTGTTATTGGTGATCTGTTTCGTTTCGCGGTCGAAGGTGTATTCCCCACCCAGACGCTGGGCAATGCAGCCGAGTGCAAACATCTGACAGAGCGGGCCGGCCACCGAAAACGGCGAACGGGTCTTTTCATCCCCGCGCACAGCATGAATGAAGTTGGCATGATGCGTCGAGTGCTTGCCGTAATCCTTGGAAACCTGTCCGGCCTTCAGCATATCCTTGAACTTATCCAGCGGAACAATCTGAAGCGGATGACCATGTGTCGAACCCTTGAACGTGAGATCATCGGAATAAATAATTTTACCGTTGCCCCAGAATTCCTTGCCCTCGTCTCCGCCCAGCTCTTTCGGCATCCGCGAACGGTTGCCCACTCCATCGCGCCAGTCAATGTCCATGGCCGGAAGGCCCGGCCCGCGTTCAGGAAACTGAAAATTAATGGTCGATTCCATCGGAAAGATATAATCGTTTCTTCCTACCAGATGGGTTGCGGCAATTTTTTCCGGCAGCCCCAGTTTCAGAAATTCGTGGATGGTATCGAGAATATGCGCACCCCAGTCGCCGAAGCAGCCGGTGCCGAACTGGTGCCAGCCGCGCCAGTTACCATAATGCAGTTTATCACTGAAATCGACCGGTTTCGGCGTGGTGCCCTGCCAGACGTTCCAGTTGACGCCCGCCGGCAGTTTTTCACCGCTCGGATAACCGGCCACATCGCCCCACGTATGCCAACGCCGAACACCGTTCATCTGCGCATCAACATGACGGACATTTTTAATGACTCCGGTCTCAGTCCAGAGTTTGAACTGATGATAGTTGTCACCGGAGTGCCCCTGATTGCCCATCTGCGTTACTACACCGTATTTTTTCTCCGCCTGCATCAGCAGCTCGCACTCCTGAAACGTGCGCGCCAACGGTTTTTCCACATAAACGGCTTTCCCCAGCATCATCGCCGCCATCGTGGCCGGAAAATGGGAATGGTCCGGAACTCCGATGCAGACGGCGTCAATCTGATCGCCCATTTCATCAAACATTTTACGGAAGTCCCGGTATTTTTTCGCTTTCGGAAACTTAGCGGCATTGGCTGCCGGCGTGGCATTCGGATTCATCCAGCCCCGGACAGAATACTTCGGTTTCACGTCTTTCGGCACCACCGGCGAATCGCTATCGATATCCACATCACACAGTGCAACCACATTCACACCGGGCTGCCCGCCGATAGCACGCAGAATATTTCCACCCTGCTGCCCGATCCCGATCGCCGCCAGATTCACCTGGTTATTCGCTCCAAGGACCCGCCCGGGAATCATCGACCAGCCGACCGCCGCAGTGCCTGCTGTAAGTGTTGTTCTTCTCGAAATATTCATCATCAGTCTCCTTATACACAGTCACCCGGCCGCCTCTAATGCGCACAACTATTACAACATGTATCAATTGAATCTTGCATACACAATCTCATTTTGTAACTTTTGATTACAAATATTTTCCGCGCTGTCCGATTAAGAATCTGGTGAGCGTCGGAATTCGTGTAATATTCATATAATTAACGACTCAAAAATGGAGATTTATACCATGAAAAACCTGTTTTTTTCTGTGCTGTGCACGTCGCTGCTGATCTCAGCGACCCAGGCCAACACGATTTCAGAAAGCCAGCGGATATATATTAAGAAATACGAAAAACAGAAAACCATTCCAAAGCCGGAAGAAATGCTGATCAATACCGAAAAAGAACCCGACATCTGCTGCGGATTCACCTCCCTCTTCAATGGAAAAGATCTGACCGGATGGACGGTGCGGGGAGGAAGACATACGTTTGAAGTCATGGATGGGGCGATCAAAGGCACCTGTGTCAAAGGTTCGCCAAGTACCTACCTGTGCACCGACAAATCGGATTTCAAGGATTTCATTTTCACCTGTGAAATGAAATGGCTGGTCGATGGCAACTCCGGCGTCATGCTGCGCGCCATCGCGGTCCCCGGCGGAAAACAGGGCTTCGAAAACGTAAAAGGGCCGCAAGCCGAAATGGAAGGCTTCAAGCCGGTATCCGGCGCGCATCGCGGCTGGTCCGGCGGAATCTACGGCCAGGGTTACGGCGGATGGGAATACCCGCTCTGGCTTGACGCCCATGCCGAAGCACGAAAACAGCTTAAAAAAGATGACTGGAACCGTCTCACCGTAAAAGCCGAAGGAGACACCATCAAAACCTGGATCAACGGGGTACCGGCCGCACACTGGAAAACCACCGACTATCTGGAAGGTTTCTTCGGCCTGCAGGTCCATGCCGGTCATCAGGGAACCATTCTGTGGCGCAACCTTAAAGTGAAGGAACTCTAATGAAAAAACTGCTGATTCTCCCTGCCGTGGCTCTGGCCATGACCGGAACCGCGGCCAAACTGCCTCCGGTTCCCTCGTACACCTCTGTGACCGAGGCCGAACAGGCCCATCCCGACTTTCCCATGGTTGGAGAATATGTCTCCTTCGATGGGAAAACCGCCCTTCAGGCCAACAAACTGCCCGACGGTAAATTCCTTGTCGCCCGGTATGCCGGAGGACTCCCGGGCATGGGATGGGATAAATCCGCCATCGATTCCTCTCTGAAATCTCCGGAAGAGTTGATCGGCGTCATACAGAATTTCCAGAAGATCGAACGGATTTCACCCACCCTCGGCAAACCGCAACCTGCCGATGCCATTCTGAAATTCCCGGAAGATTTCACCAACGTGCAGAACGGTTATCTGATGGCCGGCGGAAAAACCCGGAAAAACATCGGCTCGTTCTCGATGCATCTGGAGTTTATGCTTCCATTTAAACCGGATCGCAACCTTTCCAGCCAGGACCGTTGTAACAGCGGCATTTATATTTTCAACAATTATGAGCTGCAGGTGATGGACTCATTCGGACTCGATTTCGAGCACCCCGAAAACAATGCCAATAAAATTGAATCCAAGAATTATCAGTGGTGCGGAAGCCTCTATAAAAAGAAACTTCCCGATGTAGCCATGTGCTACCCGCCG from Verrucomicrobia bacterium S94 carries:
- a CDS encoding DUF3857 domain-containing protein → MGITTEDEAPGYEPHDVSMTFSNRYGVCRDKAALLAAMLRDVGVEAFPVIIMAGPKKDEEVPQPFFNHAVTAALDDDGNYILMDSTDENTKDIFPTYLQNMSYIVARPEGDTLRTSPIIPAEDNLLTISSAGTLDKAGNLEAQSTMVFEGINDTAYRGYFSKIKPEERRRFFEGHIKRSMPTAELQSLEILPAELRDTTQPLTVKLTFSADNLLVEGETKKMLSLPRLGSSLGYANFLIGQTGLEKREYPLYTRMTAGIRETLDLRIPDDVGTLNIPDYQTIDNKELTWKMNVSQQPGMLSAANTFLMNAVEFTPEQYLVLKDNLKAIEYNLRKKLILDVPPPGKTTEPDVRILSRDINIDLESPGVWKETQRSRIEVLTYAGKKANSEIKLAYNPAWQHIELTEAKVTLPDGTVKLLSKDELNIMDAGWVSSAPRYPAEKLLVANLPGVEIGSILEYEFVSTVDGKPYFSTIQSFNAHEPIDRKTVTVNAPADLDLKIRNTGINETRTESNGTVTYVWDAENQPAVEKEEALPPWHTFNPVVAMASSDWKTYGNRIREALLQHTLNQTDSVALAEKLTAGLKTETEKATVLRNWLAENVRQAGPALTRLPLSALSTADTTLTDRYGNNADRMILLFTLLKASGFEPEFVLSGNISLIPEAAELQLAIPARNAFSKVLLKVDIDGETTFMGGESQYAELGTTAYNRRAYLDLREGHIDTIKVDSEKADRGHHIYDISMTADGTASIKQTAIQQGTAFEGFHRGYAEITPEKRRRHYLEMINAVSQSAKAATELITDYTTYPGKLEYAVTAERYAVTDGEYLYFSVPGGLGGLLSYRSNERTLPLAWGNYVDSIIEYSITLPEGYEPAILPRTFSWQAPQGAGLVEIAVEYSEKNHTIRMVQMADLKPALIPGKDFPDIIQAMKKLAHPDMRTILLKKTKE
- a CDS encoding amidotransferase; its protein translation is MKLHWLQHVPFEGLGYIEDWAEDQEFSITCTRLYDDDDEFPDVDDFDWLIVMGGPMGIFDYNDYPWLTDEKEFIETALDEEKTVIGICLGAQLMADVLGADVYPGPRKEIGWFPITRSPEAPDLIPEKMTVFHWHGDTFSLPDGAIRLATSEPGINQGFIYNDHAVALQFHMEITEDSIEALIQECGDELTDAPYIQSPEEMKRGLSNIKNVNAAMKNLLDTLL
- a CDS encoding Gfo/Idh/MocA family oxidoreductase produces the protein MKFGIIGLGNIGRVHAKNIQDGLVEDAELVAVANLPIESTDDFRKQGIACFGDASELIESALCEAVIVALPTHLHAPIGIQALEAGLHLIMEKPLACHKAEGERILAALQRDDQIASLMMNQRTHPCYVRIKQWIDEGALGELQRVSWTMTNWFRPEIYYASSPWRATWKGEGGGVLMNQCPHNIDVLQWLVGMPAKVRAHCSFGKYHNIEVEDEVNAYFEFANGATGQFSASTGECPGTNRLEIVGDRGTIITDGNEVKLIRTEESVSAFSKTTDEMFGTPETSEEIYRPAETVNQHAAILNNVVKAAKGEAELIAPAAEGLNSLELAGAMIYSTWTEDEVSLPLDGTAYEKIINEKIARSKPREVVQTEAKVDMSKSYR
- a CDS encoding Gfo/Idh/MocA family oxidoreductase, with translation MSKHQISSGADYAPTAEAEKVVGPGEFIFASAFLDHGHIYGQTNGLRDAGATLKWAYDPDPARLADFIEKNPEARAAESYEQILNDPEVKLVCSAAVPSERAGIGFKALEAGKDYFTDKSPFTTLEQLDRARELVKKTQKKYMVYYSERLHNEGGMAAGKLIDEGAVGTVLQVINLAPHRLSKSIRPDWFFEKEKYGGILTDIGSHQFEQFLHYTKANDATINFARVENFNNPDKPGLDDFGEASLTADNGASFYCRLDWFTPDGSPVWGDGRTFVVGTEGTMEVRKYMDVAREAPASRIFLVNGKEEQEIECLGNTGFPFFGDLILDCINRTENAMTQEHAFKAAELSMKAQAIADGLM
- a CDS encoding Gfo/Idh/MocA family oxidoreductase, whose translation is MNLNRRNALFAGGAAASFSMIPGKVLGANEKVDVAWIGVGNRGPRIISNFERSGILNVVALCDVHVDNKNMQEMKAKYPNAKVYQDWRKLFDEMSNQFDAVINLTPDHQHFPISMVSMANGKPVYTEKPLARTFQEIELLMAAEKKYGVPTQMGNQGHSGDNYFQFKAWKEAEIIRDVTHVDAYMNKWRRWHPWGDVKAYPTGAKKPAGLDWDIWLGVTPTPNVYDPKFHPGNWRGWYQYGTGCFGDWGAHILDTIHQFLELGLPEKITAKTWIQPNDLIFPLATTINFAFPARGDMPAMDIDWYDGQENLPPVPEEFAGRELKKDKPGKFIYSKDYVFQGDSHGSTLQILPYEKYRELLKAGSIPKNFGKNSDHYTNFLRACKGEEKTRSPFSVSGPLSQVLALGCLAQRLGGELHFDRKTKQITNNKKANSLLKDEVRKGWEQYYKL
- a CDS encoding Gfo/Idh/MocA family oxidoreductase, whose amino-acid sequence is MNISRRTTLGAGAAAAGWAMIPGRVLGANEKVNFAAIGLGQQGGGITGAFAGNPKVNLIAICDVDIDSSSPVKDDSKGQLGWGKPTITPAHNAAKYPKAKKYRDFRKMFDEIGDQLDAVCIGVPDHSHFPIAMHAMSLGIAVYVEKPLARTFQECDLLMKAEKKYGVVTQMGNQGHSGDNYFQFKAWREAGIIKDVTHVDAYMNNWRRWHPWGDVKGYPTGGKVPATMNWNVWQGTTPRPMEFSDKFHYGNWRGWHQFGTGCFGDWGAHILDTIHQFLELGLPEKFGTKMIEGRNDYIFPMKSVINFQFPERGEGLPAMDIDWYDGQKNWCPKPKEMGDRNPGGPGKFIYSKELIFHGNSHHRPLQVIPYEKFKQMLVDGTVTKDYGKHSNHYQNFVNAVRGEEQTRSPFSVAGPLCQMFSLGCIAQRLGGEFEFDRETQQITNSKTANALLKDDVREGWEQYYKV
- a CDS encoding Gfo/Idh/MocA family oxidoreductase, which codes for MNISRRTTLTAGTAAVGWSMIPGRVLGANNQVNLAAIGIGQQGGNILRAIGGQPGVNVVALCDVDIDSDSPVVPKDVKPKYSVRGWMNPNATPAANAAKFPKAKKYRDFRKMFDEMGDQIDAVCIGVPDHSHFPATMAAMMLGKAVYVEKPLARTFQECELLMQAEKKYGVVTQMGNQGHSGDNYHQFKLWTETGVIKNVRHVDAQMNGVRRWHTWGDVAGYPSGEKLPAGVNWNVWQGTTPKPVDFSDKLHYGNWRGWHQFGTGCFGDWGAHILDTIHEFLKLGLPEKIAATHLVGRNDYIFPMESTINFQFPERGPGLPAMDIDWRDGVGNRSRMPKELGGDEGKEFWGNGKIIYSDDLTFKGSTHGHPLQIVPLDKFKDMLKAGQVSKDYGKHSTHHANFIHAVRGDEKTRSPFSVAGPLCQMFALGCIAQRLGGEYTFDRETKQITNNKFANSLLQDEVRKGWEQYYKI
- a CDS encoding DUF1080 domain-containing protein, which translates into the protein MKNLFFSVLCTSLLISATQANTISESQRIYIKKYEKQKTIPKPEEMLINTEKEPDICCGFTSLFNGKDLTGWTVRGGRHTFEVMDGAIKGTCVKGSPSTYLCTDKSDFKDFIFTCEMKWLVDGNSGVMLRAIAVPGGKQGFENVKGPQAEMEGFKPVSGAHRGWSGGIYGQGYGGWEYPLWLDAHAEARKQLKKDDWNRLTVKAEGDTIKTWINGVPAAHWKTTDYLEGFFGLQVHAGHQGTILWRNLKVKEL
- a CDS encoding DUF1080 domain-containing protein, whose protein sequence is MKKLLILPAVALAMTGTAAKLPPVPSYTSVTEAEQAHPDFPMVGEYVSFDGKTALQANKLPDGKFLVARYAGGLPGMGWDKSAIDSSLKSPEELIGVIQNFQKIERISPTLGKPQPADAILKFPEDFTNVQNGYLMAGGKTRKNIGSFSMHLEFMLPFKPDRNLSSQDRCNSGIYIFNNYELQVMDSFGLDFEHPENNANKIESKNYQWCGSLYKKKLPDVAMCYPPLRWQTYDIDFTAPVLKDGKKIKNARITVRHNGVLIHDDVELETGTGLGAKRPQLAEGPIFFQSHGTPVMYRNVWATELKN